The following proteins are co-located in the Scylla paramamosain isolate STU-SP2022 chromosome 37, ASM3559412v1, whole genome shotgun sequence genome:
- the LOC135091396 gene encoding uncharacterized protein LOC135091396, giving the protein MGDSSQSCRGFETPTLGNDLWPMGFDVDLALDAPGVRKGPGGGLVSGSLGGGSGGLNSMPAVGGGGVGGGYGDMHHLSGLSSILPRFDDLHPGDICQMTDLTNSLPKGDSETAQSLLAKLTCQDLGPDLSSGTDPSHKELESSLFEQAPAGMAPGHSSSGPGMAVAHKAPLESADVYGRITCFGGKLVLQLRHINVNTNYTLNVSVCWLCGEKVSAGSQLCTHKHSLHGMFQANDEYVQLDIEHYIIPDQALDPPAPQDVAPAVLSHPDPSGLHHDLAAPRDLELPGNLAGSSNPLAIGGGGAALQYGGGQDTPMVPPLTSAPNLMTPTQNLMSPAVQANPSCMNPSFGQLSLPAMPITSNQPTLTPDLTGMAAASLPQVSQPLCSANTPMFDLAHPDSAPAMVAASLSDTKAPIQAGQMAVASSSYSLGNNLNSFPVNNHLDTTALHPQPTPHREVMPRKHLLPYHTTQFMATAGDYTGHAPDMAAPEKHTEVQCLTPLHTVTTTFDVRLQRQEFPPRKAETGAKKRKSRAQRKPSVIQMKDFTKADPSEAMQMKPFSMEPMEALPQKVYTSEPLPGLQAKTEHGVAAGRQLVRPDASIDDWLKHNLQGGDLMVTDGGIKPPMVEQKYNPPEAKPEEQKAEDGCSKPDPQLSPSAEPREPDQTSRLAAHMLSKGIDLLCRLCSQDFGKDIQKYKIHMKEHGVEEMSFFACYFCPKTFGKGKHYRQHLKTHIRTRRFACRLCTASYSREAKLRRHVLTHSQDHQTKEYKCSKCPKSFITKEYLHSHMKIHAGKKFKCETCGYLCSSPFNLETHRMKHTDVKPFKCEQCEKTFVRRDFLDKHMEQVHKNKKSKCEVCGKLFSRKDVLKRHLAVHNNKTYDCEICAKKFSRKDRLATHSKVHKLRTDYKCSLCPASFTRKNVLDKHERIHKTKEQCKVCHKFLASKSRLESHMKLHEKESSGSGSQEGSEGIVKCEICEKSLTSKHILRKHMKVIHGKFPERKKKKKVEGVVEREKKFVCHWCSKGFTRSCNLNTHLLKAHSKDLEEDEFEDNLSSTLQPPKGQGDKEEKQGITTTPSPSTSLPATASYHSFSTSDSLHGSITTVGGSVAVGTTSTTFPLPAVSLPTSTLSPTQTPDPPAPLQLSSSHFPTSAPPDSPINLSTDAITAAAYLLAYPSYPY; this is encoded by the coding sequence ATGGGTGACAGCAGCCAGTCGTGCCGGGGCTTTGAGACGCCGACCCTGGGGAACGACCTGTGGCCCATGGGGTTTGATGTGGACCTGGCCCTGGATGCCCCGGGTGTCCGCAAGGGTCCCGGAGGCGGCCTGGTGTCTGGCAGCCtgggcggcggcagcggcggcctGAACTCCATGCCAGCCGTGGGCGGCGGGGGTGTGGGCGGCGGGTATGGGGACATGCACCACCTGTCGGGCCTGTCCTCCATCCTGCCACGCTTCGACGACCTGCACCCCGGGGACATCTGCCAGATGACAGACCTCACCAACTCCCTGCCCAAGGGAGACAGCGAGACTGCCCAGAGCCTGCTGGCCAAGCTCACCTGCCAGGATCTGGGCCCTGACCTGTCGTCCGGCACCGACCCCAGCCACAAGGAGCTGGAGTCATCCCTGTTCGAGCAGGCCCCAGCTGGCATGGCCCCGGGACACTCTAGCTCTGGCCCGGGCATGGCCGTGGCTCACAAGGCGCCGCTGGAGTCCGCTGACGTGTATGGGCGGATCACCTGCTTTGGGGGCAAGCTAGTGCTGCAGCTGCGGCACATTAACGTCAACACCAACTACACCCTCAATGTGAGCGTGTGCTGGCTGTGCGGGGAGAAGGTGAGTGCCGGCTCCCAGCTGTGCACCCACAAGCACTCCCTGCATGGCATGTTCCAAGCCAACGATGAGTATGTGCAGCTGGACATCGAGCACTACATCATCCCTGACCAGGCCCTCGACCCCCCCGCCCCCCAGGACGTGGCTCCCGCTGTCCTGTCCCACCCCGACCCCTCCGGCCTGCACCACGACCTGGCCGCCCCCCGGGACCTGGAGCTGCCGGGGAACTTGGCGGGGAGCAGCAACCCCCTAGCCATTGGCGGGGGTGGGGCAGCACTGCAGTATGGCGGCGGCCAGGACACCCCCATGGTGCCCCCCCTCACCTCGGCACCTAACCTGATGACACCCACCCAGAACCTGATGAGTCCGGCGGTGCAGGCGAACCCCTCCTGCATGAACCCCTCCTTTGGCCAGCTGTCCCTGCCCGCCATGCCCATCACCTCCAACCAGCCCACTCTCACCCCGGACCTGACGGGCATGGCGGCTGCCAGCCTGCCACAGGTCAGCCAGCCACTGTGCTCCGCCAACACCCCCATGTTTGACCTGGCCCACCCTGACTCAGCGCCCGCCATGGTTGCCGCCTCCCTCAGTGACACCAAGGCCCCCATCCAGGCTGGCCAGATGGCCGTAGCCAGCAGCAGCTACTCCCTCGGCAATAACCTGAACAGCTTCCCTGTAAATAACCATCTGGACACAACCGCCCTGCACCCCCAGCCGACCCCCCACCGGGAGGTGATGCCCAGGAAGCACCTACTGCCCTACCACACTACACAATTCATGGCCACCGCCGGGGACTACACAGGCCACGCCCCAGACATGGCCGCCCCGGAGAAGCACACGGAGGTGCAGTGTCTCACGCCTCTgcacactgtcaccaccacctttgacGTGCGGCTGCAGCGGCAGGAGTTCCCGCCCAGGAAGGCAGAGACAGGcgccaagaagaggaagagccgGGCACAGAGGAAGCCCAGTGTCATACAGATGAAGGACTTCACCAAGGCAGACCCCAGCGAGGCCATGCAGATGAAGCCGTTCAGCATGGAGCCCATGGAGGCGCTGCCCCAAAAAGTGTACACCTCAGAGCCCCTGCCCGGCCTGCAGGCCAAGACAGAGCATGGTGTGGCAGCTGGCAGGCAGCTGGTGCGGCCTGACGCCAGCATTGACGACTGGCTGAAGCACAACCTGCAGGGCGGAGACCTGATGGTGACAGATGGCGGCATCAAGCCTCCTATGGTGGAGCAGAAGTACAACCCACCGGAGGCCAAACCTGAGGAGCAGAAGGCTGAGGACGGCTGCAGCAAGCCAGACCCACAGCTGTCCCCCTCTGCTGAGCCCCGGGAGCCGGACCAGACCTCCCGGCTGGCGGCACACATGCTGAGCAAGGGCATCGACCTGCTGTGCCGCCTGTGCTCACAGGACTTTGGGAAGGACATCCAGAAGTACAAAATACACATGAAAGAGCACGGGGTGGAGGAAATGTCCTTCTTTGCCTGCTACTTCTGCCCCAAGACATTCGGCAAGGGCAAGCACTACCGCCAGCACCTCAAGACGCACATCAGGACGCGGAGGTTTGCGTGCCGCCTGTGCACTGCCAGCTACAGCCGCGAGGCAAAGCTGAGGCGCCACGTGCTCACCCACAGCCAGGACCACCAGACCAAGGAGTACAAGTGTTCCAAGTGCCCCAAGTCCTTCATCACCAAGGAGTACCTGCACTCACACATGAAAATCCACGCCGGGAAGAAGTTCAAGTGTGAGACCTGCGGGTACCTGTGTTCCTCGCCCTTCAACCTGGAGACGCACCGCATGAAGCACACCGACGTGAAGCCCTTCAAGTGCGAGCAGTGTGAGAAGACCTTTGTGCGGCGCGACTTCCTGGACAAACACATGGAGCAGGtgcacaagaacaagaagagcaagtgTGAGGTGTGCGGCAAGCTGTTCTCTAGGAAGGACGTGCTCAAGAGGCACCTCGCCGTGCACAACAACAAGACCTACGACTGCGAGATCTGCGCCAAGAAGTTCTCCCGCAAGGACCGCCTGGCCACGCACAGCAAGGTGCACAAGCTGCGCACAGACTACAAGTGCTCCCTGTGTCCCGCCTCCTTCACGCGGAAGAACGTCCTGGACAAGCACGAGAGGATCCACAAGACCAAGGAGCAGTGTAAAGTGTGCCACAAGTTCCTGGCCTCCAAGAGCAGACTGGAGAGCCACATGAAGCTGCATGAGAAGGAGAGCTCCGGCAGCGGCTCGCAGGAGGGCAGCGAGGGCATCGTGAAGTGTGAGATTTGCGAGAAGTCCCTCACCAGCAAGCACATCCTCAGGAAACACATGAAGGTCATCCATGGCAAGTTCcctgagaggaagaagaagaagaaggtggagggagtggtggagagggagaagaaatttGTGTGCCACTGGTGTTCCAAGGGCTTCACTCGGAGCTGTAACCTCAACACCCACCTCTTGAAGGCACACAGCAAGGACCTGGAGGAGGATGAGTTTGAGGAcaacctttcctccaccctgcAGCCTCCTAAGGGACaaggggacaaggaggagaagcaggggatcaccaccacaccttcccCTTCCACCAGCCTCCCTGCCACAGCCTCCTACCACAGCTTCTCCACCTCAGACTCCCTCCACGGCTCCATCACCACCGTGGGGGGCAGTGTGGCAGTgggcaccacctccaccacatttCCCCTGCCAGCTGTGAGTCTTCCCACCTCCACCCTGTCTCCCACACAGACGCCGGATCCCCCTGCACCCCTCCAGCTGTCCTCGTCACACTTCCCCACCTCAGCGCCGCCAGATTCCCCCATTAATTTGTCAACAGATGCTATCACCGCCGCAGCCTATCTCCTGGCCTACCCATCATATCCATACTAG
- the LOC135091397 gene encoding proteoglycan 4-like, with translation MEGKATFFGQLRSLCTDVEARLKVIKQEVSRPPGRAPHKYDEGLNRFKTDIQELKKQSEEIRERVVELNRFHGYLKDARQLVEEQAAGTHKMEMYCAQYGYVIPKIDLDTPFKVKVTTPNGTTGDVKGSLGKSGGGGSLQVTPELNVCTQLVMKGKRPPVLTTGMKTNTESSSLYPETPSACMTPSKIPLAIKTPTTPRTPKTPFTPKTPKTPFTPGPKPYMMMEQWMTGTAEDFPTTHDTPDTERNSETAGGMETGEEGDIMQTPTQTDDAEPDINSHSSAPGGPCNAPCSITTPTEPMLSSLTTLMLAGMSEGVSKPVKMQITTPEEPVLHTQHISVSVKNSYDENRTPEEPMLHYKNCIEEAAQQEMPEDPVLSYQSNMPYGWKGSAVPKEPVLSYQRVTSTTPTQNPTYRRPRDARMFTPHTEMKDDNPCTPELSDMTKSLLTRLALQAPSQLQQEHRKEHEEHEHPHRSLQEPPQPHREIKASAQLTSELRGMSWPRWNQQGASLPCRSIIGASQLHKGASQPHHQSFSAAMNKLNTTWDDENAWGTRDTQHPWTTGGRDRPVGDKVQATVDPYLIDDVPLSPQLSDITQRIIGQLRR, from the exons ATGGAGGGCAAGGCGACCTTCTTTGGCCAGCTACGGTCCCTGTGCACTGATGTGGAGGCCCGATTGAAGGTCATAAAGCAAGAAGTTAGCCGGCCCCCAGG CCGCGCCCCGCATAAGTATGACGAAGGACTCAACAGGTTCAAGACGGACATTCAAGAACTCAAG AAGCAGTCCGAGGAGATAcgagagagagtggtggagcTCAACAGATTCCACGGTTACCTGAAGGATGCACGGCAGCTTGTGGAGGAGCAGGCAGCCGGCACACACAAGATGGAGATGTATTGTGCTCA ATATGGCTATGTTATCCCCAAGATCGACCTGGATACCCCATTTAAAGTGAAAGTGACCACTCCTAACGGTACTACTGGGGACGTGAAGGGCAG CCTGGgcaagagtggtggtggtggcagcctgCAGGTGACGCCAGAGCTAAATGTGTGTACCCAGCTGGTGATGAAGGGCAAGAGACCACCAGTCCTCACCACCGGCATGAAG ACCAACACAGAATCCTCAAGCCTCTACCCTGAAACCCCGTCTGCCTGCATGACTCCAAGTAAGATCCCTTTGGCCATCAAGACCCCTACAACTCCAAGGACTCCCAAGACCCCCTTCACTCCCAAGACCCCCAAGACCCCCTTCACCCCAGGCCCTAAGCCATACATGATGATGGAGCAGTGGATGACGGGCACAGCTGAGGACTTCCCCACCACCCATGACACTCCTGACACAGAGAGGAATTCTGAAACGGCGGGAGGAATGgagacaggagaggaaggagacatAATGCAGACTCCCACACAGACTGACGATGCAGAGCCAGACATAAACAGCCATTCATCAGCACCAGGAGGTCCCTGTAATGCCCCATGCAGCATCACCACACCCACCGAGCCCATGCTGTCCTCGCTTACCACACTCATGCTGGCTGGGATGAGTGAGGGTGTATCAAAGCCTGTCAAGATGCAGATCACCACCCCTGAGGAGCCTGTTTTGCACACCCAGCACATCTCAGTGAGCGTCAAGAACAGCTATGATGAGAACAGGACGCCAGAGGAACCCATGCTGCACTACAAGAACTGCATAGAGGAGGCAGCACAGCAGGAGATGCCCGAGGATCCTGTTCTGTCCTACCAAAGCAACATGCCATATGGCTGGAAAGGTTCTGCAGTCCCGAAGGAGCCGGTGCTGTCCTACCAGCGTGTCACCTCGACAACACCCACGCAGAACCCCACATACAGGAGACCCAGGGACGCCAGGATGTTCACACCTCACACGGAGATGAAAGATGACAATCCTTGTACACCGGAGCTCTCAGACATGACCAAATCCCTTCTGACCCGCTTGGCACTGCAGGCACCCTCACAGCTGCAGCAGGAGCACAGGAAGGAGCACGAGGAACATGAACATCCCCATAGGAGCCTCCAGgaaccaccacagccacacaggGAGATCAAAGCGTCTGCACAGCTAACCAGCGAACTCAGGGGTATGTCATGGCCTCGGTGGAACCAGCAGGGGGCGTCTCTCCCATGTAGGAGCATAATAGGAGCGTCACAGCTACACAAGGGAGCATCACAGCCTCATCATCAGTCCTTCTCAGCAGCCATGAACAAGCTGAACACTACATGGGATGATGAGAATGCATGGGGCACCAGGGACACACAGCACCCCTGGACCACTGGCGGGAGGGACAGGCCAGTGGGTGACAAGGTGCAGGCCACAGTGGACCCTTACCTGATAGATGATGTTCCCCTGTCTCCGCAGTTGTCAGATATCACTCAGCGCATCATTGGCCAGTTAAGACGATAA